The Halogeometricum borinquense DSM 11551 DNA window CCCTTCGACGACTGAGAGCGTGTTCGAACTCGAATCGACGAGCATCGCAGCGTCGCCGTCGAGGAACGCCTCACGCGCTCTGCCGCGAGCCTCGATACCGGGATCGAACAGCAGCCCCGTTCGGGCGAGGTCCGACCACCAACGGAATATCGTCTCGCCGGTGTCGCTCGACAGATTCGCCGTCGTCGCCGTTCCGTCTCGTCCGTTCGATGCATCTACGAGCGTCTCTCCGGCCGTAGCGAACCACTGTTCGATGAACCAACTGTAGTTCGCCCACGTCGCTCCGTACTCTGCGGCACCGCTCTCGACCACTTTCTCGGCGGCTTGCGTCAGGTCGTCGAACGTCTCCGGTGGATTCGACGGGTCGAGACCAGCGCGTTCGAACGCGTCGGCGTTGTAGTACAACACCGGATTCGAACTGTTGAACGGCAGCGACCACAGCGTTCCGTCGTCGCGGTAGTAGTTTGCGATGGACGGGACGAGGTCGCTCGTGGATGTTTCGGCTGGGAGGACCGATTCTACGGGGGTGAACACACCGCTGTCGAGTGCGCGCTTCGTCCCGATTTCGAACAACTGCGCGACGGTCGGTGGCGATCCGGACCGGGCCGCAGCCATTGTCGCGTCGAACGTCCCGCGGTAGTTACCCTTGGGCGACATATGGACGTGGATGTCGTCGTGTTCGTCGTTGAACTCCTCGGCAAACGACTCCATCAGAATCGCCTTCGACCCCGACATCGCGTGCCAAAACTGAACGATAGTCTTCCCGGCGACTGTTTCGGCTTTCCCGAGGTCGTACTCGTCTAACGTCTCTTGGAGTACGTCAGCCTGCTCTGCGAGCGCGTTGACGTTCGTCATCGCCTCCGAGAGCGACGTTGTCTGTCGTCGGGCCGACTTCACCACGGTGGTCGCCTGTGCGGCCGTCTCCTCGCTTATCGCACCCACTTCGTCGGCTTGTCCGACGACTTCCTGCGCCGTCGTGGCCTGTGAGTCGGTCGCATCGCTTATCTCTTGGACGCTGGCGTTCGTCTCCTGTACGTCCTCGACCATCTCATCGAGCGATCCGAGCGCTTCTTCGATGGTTTCGCTCTCGGTGGCGACCCGTTCTCGCGCCTCGGTGATTCCCTCGACGGTTTCCTCTGATTGTGCCCGAATTTCCTCGATAGCCGCCTCGATGTCTTCGGTTGCCTCCTGCGTCTCGGTTGCGAGTGACTTTACCTCGTCGGCGACGACGGCGAACCCCGCTCCCGCCTCGTTCGCCCGTGCGGCCTCGATGGACGCGTTGAGCGCGAGGATGTTCGTCTGTTCGGCAATTTCAGAAATCTGCGTGACGACGCCGGTGATGTCGTCGATGAGTTCGTTCAGCGAGTCCACTTGCGAGACGGTCCGCTGGGTCTGTTCGTCGATAGCGTCGAGTCCGTCGATGGCTTCTTCAGCGGCGTCTCTGGCTTGCTGTCCGCGCGTCGCGGCGTCCGACGTCGAAGAGGCAATTTCGTCCGCGGACGAGGCCACTTCTTCGACGGTCGCAGAGAGGTTCCGCATCTCGTTTGCAACTTCGTCGATGCTCTCGCTCTGCTGTGTCGCCCCTTCGGCGATATCGTCTACCGAATCGGAGACGTTTCGGCTCGCGCTTCGACTGTCCTCGACCGAATCAACGACGCTTTCGGTGGAGGCGGAAACCTGCTTCGCAAACACGTCCACGTCAGCCATCGTTCCGTGCAACTCCGCAAATAGATCGTTGAGGGACTCCGCCAACTGAGCCATCTCGGGGTCGTCCGGCACATCCACTCGAACGCTCAGGTCACCGTCGGTGAACTGGTTTACTGCCGCGGTGAACTCCTCGGCGAGAGCGGCCTTCGGAGACGAGTCGTCGGTGGTCGCATCTGTCGTCGCGTCAGGGGAGACGACGCTTCCACCGTCCGTGCCGACCCGTTCTGTTTCCTGTGCCGACGACTCGCCGGTATCTCGCTTGAAAACCCTCGCTGCGAGTCGTTCTCGTAGCGATGGTTCCGGCGCGCTCGTGCCGTGGTTGTCTCTCATTACGGTGACTTCTCTTGACTTTCAACTTAACCGTTGAGTGCGAAAAATCAAATGTGATAACGCCAGACAGCTTAGACTTCAGGCGATTCCATCACCTGTGGGACTCCCTGTGCCACGACTGTCTCACCGACGATGTACGACGAGGCGGGCGAGGCAAGGAACTGTGCGAGGTCGGCAATCTCCTCGGCTGTTCCGATGCGGCGCTTTACCTCCTCACGGTCGATATTGTCGGCGGAGACGCCCATCTGTGATTCGACACCCGGCGTGGCGACGAATCCGGGTGCGATGCAGTTTACGCGGACGTTCTCGTCGGCCCACTCGTAGGCGAGCGTCGTCGTCAAATTGACCACGCCTGCCTTCGCCGCGCCGTAGTGACTCATAAACGGCGCACCCTCGGTTCCGGCGACGCTAGCGAGGTTGATGACTGTCCCACCGCCGTCTTTCAGATACTCCCCGGCGACTTGGGTACAGTGGTACGTGCCGGTGAGATTGATGTCAACGACGGTTTCCCACCCGTTCGCGGAGATGTCGTCGAACGACGACATGAACGACGCTCCCGCGTTGTTCACCAGACAGTCGAGGTCGCCGAACTCCTCGACGGTGGCCTCGACCAATGCCTCCACGGCCTCGCGGTCGGTCACGTCGCATTCGACGGCCAGCGCACGCCCGCCGTCGCCTTCGTTTATCCCGTCTGCAACAGGATTTACGTTCCCTTGTTCGCGGGAGCAGACCACCACGTTCGCACCCTCCGCCGCGAAGCGTTCTGCGATGGTCTTTCCGATACCACTCGATGCACCCGTCACGATGGCTGTCTGTCCATCAACACCGAATCGGTCCGCCGTCATTGCTCTGCCTCCGTGATCCGTCTCTCGTCACTCATTCCGTCTTCTTCCTCTCGTGCATCGTTAATCAAACCTCGCCTCAGGTTATCAACGTAAAACACTGACAACGTCGGAGTAACGCTTAAGAAATTTTGCGCACAACTGTGTGCATGGGCGAGACAGAGTACCGAAACGTCAGACTCACAGAAGACGCCTACCAGCGTCTGAAGATGCGTAAACAGGAGGGTGAGTCGTTCTCCGACACGGTCGCCCGAATTGCGGGCGAGCGGTCGCTGCTCGACTTAGCAGGAATCCTGTCCGACGACGAGGCCGACGCGATGCGCGATGCGATCCGAGAACGCGAGGAACAGTCACGTGACCGACTGGACCGCCTGTCCGACGAGATGGACTCGTGATCGTCGATACGAACGTTCTGATTCGGTTGATGCAGGGAGACGAGGATGCGACGCGGAAAATCCGCGAGTTGGAGGACGAACACGTTCCGCTCGCACTCTCGTCGATGACGCTGTTTGAACTGTATCACAGCGTCGAACGGGTGGACAGTCCCGACGAACGGCGTCGAAAGATTGCGTCCGTTATCGACTCGAAGCCGACGTACCCGGCTGACGGTGCAGTGATGAAGAAGGCGGGCCGCCTCGACGGTCGGTTGACGGACGACGGCCGCCAAGTCGGCATCGGAGATACGGTTATCGCGGCGACCGCGCTCGTTCACGAGGAACCCGTCCTCACCGAGAACGTCGCACACTTCGAGCGTATCGACGGACTCGAAGTCGAATCGTATTAGCTTAGCCCTTGAACTCCGTGATTCCCTCGATGGCGGAGGGTTCAACGTCACGGTACGCGTCGCGTGCGATGACGCGTTTGTGTACTTCGTCCGCGCCGTCGATGAGACGGAACGCTCGCACGTCCTCGTAGAAGTCCGCAAGCGGCAGGTCCTTTGCGATACCGTTGCCGCCGCACAGTTGCAAACAGTCGTCGATAACGTCTTGGACGACGTTCGCGGTGTACACTTTCGACATCGAAACGGGAATACGCGCCTCTTCGCCCGCAGCGATGCGTCCGGCGGCGTCTCTGACCATCGTCCGCACGGCGTGCAGGCGCGTTTCAGCCTCGGCGACGGTGAACCGTACCGACTGCTTCTCCGAGAGCGACGAGTCGAACGCTTCCCGTTCTTTCGTGTACGCTTTGGCCACCTCCAGTGCGCGCGTTGCCATCCCGGTGTACCGCATGCAGTGCGTCAGACGCGCCGGACCGAGGCGTTGCTGGGCGTGTTCGAATCCACGGTTCTTCTCGCCCAGCAGGTTCTCTTCGGGCACGCGGACGTTCTCGTATCGGATCTCAGCGTGACTCGACCCGAGCAGGTCGCCGCCAACGTGGGGGATGTCGCGGACGATTTCCACGCCGTCGGCGTCGGCGGGGACGAGAAAGAGCGATGTCCCCTCGTAGGGATGTGCCTCGGGATCCGTGCGCGCCATCACGATGAGCACGTCCGCCTCGCTTCCCTGCGTCGTCCACCACTTGTGGCCGTCGATGACCCATTCGTCACCCTCTTTGCGCGCCTCTGAGCGAATCATCTTCGGGTCGGATCCACCGCCCGGTGCGGGTTCGGTCATCGAGAATCCCGAGCGAATCTCGCCCGCCACGAGTGGCCGGAGATACTCCTCTTTCTGTGCCTCGGTGCCGACGAGTTCCAGCGTGTGCATGTTCCCCTCGTCGGGCGCAGCGATGCGCATCGCCGACGGTCCGAGGAGACTCCGGCCCGCCTCCTCGAACGCCGGCAGCACGTCACGGAAGTTCAACCCCTGCCCGCCGTACTCCGCAGGAATCTGCGGGGCATACAAATCCCGTTCGCGCGCCTCCTCGCGGAGGGCAGCTATCTCTTCGTCGGGCACCGGACCGTCCCCGAGGTAGTCGCGCTCGACCGGGATTACACGCTCGTCTACGAACTCCCGGACGCGTTTTGCGAGTTCGCGCGCTGTCTCGGTATCGTCGTACTCCATACGACATCCACGGAATAGAACAGTGTAAATCTATTTCCCGATAGAGGTTATTTTTGGTAGCGGAGCTGAACACAGTGACCGACGACGCGTACTTCCGGCGACTCGTGGACGTAGACGCCCTCCGTTCGTATCTCGAAACCGAACTCGGCCCGGAGTCGGCCTTCGACGTGGAACGGCATCCGGCGGGCCACTCGAACGAAACGCTGTTTCTGACGTGGGGGGCTCGTGATCTCGTTATTCGCCGTCCGCCACCGGGTGAGACGGCTGAGACAGCGCACGACGTACTCCGCGAATATCGTGTCATGGACGCGCTACAACAGACACCAGTTCCCGTTCCGGAGACAGTGCTTGCGTGCGACGACCACGACGTTCTCGGGAGCGACTTCTACGTCATGTCGCGTGTCGAGGGCGACGTCCTTCGAGACGAGGTGCCCGAACGGTTCGCTGATGAGGAGTCACGCCATCAACTTGGCTACGAACTCGTGGATACGCTCGCGGATATCCACGAGGTAGCTCCCGAGTCGGTCGGATTGGACGAGTTCGGGCACGCGCCGGGGTACACCGGACGGCAGGTCGAACGCTGGGGTAAGCAACTCGCGTGGGCGTTCGAGCGGACTACTGAGAAGCGCGCCGTCCCCGTCCTGCGAGAGGTGGGCGACTGGCTAGCGGAGAACGCTCCGACGGACCACCCCGAGACGCTGGTCCACGGCGACTACAAACTCGACAACGTGATGTACGCCCCGGAATCGGATCCGAATCTCGTCGCCGTCTTCGACTGGGAGATGAGTACGCTCGGCGACCCGCGTGCGGACCTCGGATGGATGCTGTCGTACTGGCGGGATGCGAAGGATCCCGATCCGGCGATTCCCGAACTGGAGACGACGTTCATGGAACGGTCGGGTTACGCGACGCGGCGCGAACTCGTCGAACGCTACGAGGAACGGACGGGAATCGAGTTCGAACACCACCGATTCTACCGCGCACTCGCCGTCTACAAACTCGCGGCCCTCGGAGAGATGTTCTTCCGCCGGTATCTGGAGGGTAACAGCGACGATCCGATGTATCCGCTGATGGAAGAACGCGTCCCGGCGTTGGCTGACCGCGCAAAGCGCATCATCGATGGCGACGAACCCCTCTGAGGCCGCGGCCCTTACTTTTCATCTCTCCATCGTACAAGTCCAGGAACACGACGCAACGCATTTGTAACGCGTGTATCAACTCACAATACACACTGCCCTCCGATTATGTCTGCAATCGACGCTACTGACCTCACGAAACGCTACGGGAACACGCTCGCCGTCGATGGTCTCTCGCTCGATATTCCCCAGGGAACCGTCTACGGCTTCCTCGGACCGAACGGTGCGGGCAAAACCACGACGATGCGGATGCTCACTGGACTGTTGCGACCGACTGACGGAACGGCCACTGTCAGTGGTGCGTCCGTCGCGGATCGGGACAAACTGCGCCCGCGAATCGGATACCTACCCGAGGAGCCACCGTTATATGAACAGGCGACGGCGTACGAACAACTCGAATACGTCGGTGGCCTCCGCGGTCTCTCGGCTGACGACGTTCGCGCTCGCGGAGACGAACTGTTCGACGCGCTCGGTCTCGACGTCGGTTCCTCGGACCGCATTGCTGATTTCTCGAAGGGGATGCGACAGAAGGTGGCGTACGCGCAGACGGTCATGCACGACCCGGATGTTGTCTTTCTCGACGAACCCACGTCAGGGCTGGATCCGCGAGCGGCCCGGACGCTTCGTGACCGGATTCAACGACTCGCGGACGACGGGACGACGGTGTTTCTCTCGACACATATCCTCCCGGTCGTCGAGGAGGCGGCCGACACCGTCGGTATCCTCTACGGCGGGTCGCTGGTCGCTGAGGGCTCTCCCGCGGAACTCGTCTCACGGGCCGAGAGCGGTGGCGGCGGAACGCTCGAAGACGCCTTCCTCGACGTAACGAGTGCCGACCCGACTGCGGACGACGATGCGGAGCGATCAGTGACACGGGACAAGGAGACAACGGTCGATGTCTGAACCGGGTTGGGTGCAGAACACGATTCGAATCGGCCGCTTCGAGTTCAAACGCTCGTTCCGGGGCCTCCGTGAGAGTACGGGTCGATTCATCTTCACGATTCTCAGCACGCTAGTCCCGTCGGTGATGTTCCTCTTCATCGGTTTATTGCTCGTGAGTGCAATTTCCACCGACACAATCGCTATCTCGGACGGGCTTCGCGGCACGGTAGCGATGTTCTGGTCGTTCGCTGTCTTCCTCGTTACACAGCGGGTGGTTTCCACCTATCCCCGACCGGAGGCGGAGTCGTTGTTGCTCACCACGGCCTCCACGCGAAGCGTCGTGTTCGGCCTTGCTCTCGCGGAAACCCTCCGCGTCCTCGCCTACGCTATAGCGCCGATTCTCGTCCTCGCGGCACTGTTAGCCTATTCCATCGGGTCGGTCGTACTCATGGCCGTCGTTCCGCTCGTTGTCGTCCTCCTCGCCGTCACGGCTGTTGTGACTGGTTCGCTAATCGGCTACGGTATCGCGCTTCTCCTCGCCACCTCGCCGTTCGTCGCACGGCACAAGACGGCGCTCAGTGTACCCGTTGTCCTCGTCTTCATGGGTGTGTTTTTTGTCTTTCAGGTCCCCGAAACGCTGGGCGTGAGTCGTTCGGCGTTCGGTTGGCTCCCGATGGGGTGGCTCGCCGACCTCGTGGCCGTCGGCACGCCGCTTTCCGGGTCCTCGGTCAACGCCGTCGGCGCGTTCGCGGGATCGATTCTCGTCCTCGTTCTCGGCGGCGTCCTCCTCGAACGCGAGGCGACAGCGTTGTGGTTCGGTGACGAGGTAGACCCAACGGCGACGACGGACGAAAGCGGAATCGATTCACCTGTCGCTGACGCGGGAAGCAAGACTCGAACGTGGACTGGACTCCGTACCGCTATTTCACCGCTCGTCATTCCGTCTCGAATCGACCTCCCGACACGCCGCGTCGCTGAAATGACGCTCCTGCGCGCCCGCCGGGACCCGCGCCGACTCTCGTTCCTCATAATGCCGTTGGCCGTCCTTGTGGGGCCGTTATCGACTTCTGGGTCGTTTTCGAGTCTGCTCGAACAACTCCCGATTCTCTGCGTTACGTTCCTCCCGTGGATTTTCGGTGCGGCGATGACACTCAACCCGCTTGGTGACGAGGGGTCGGTTCTCCCGGTGACACTCGTCGCCGCGACACCCTCGCAGTTCATCCGTGGCATTCTCCTTCCGGGCGTCGTCTACGGCGCTCCGGTCGCCGCCGTCATCACCGCCGTCACCGCTGTTGGTGGTGGTTACTCGCTCCCCGTCGTTGTCGGTCTGGCGGCTGTCGCGGCGTTCGTCACGCTCGTCGCCGCGCCCGCGGGTGCCGCCGTCGGCGTCTACCTCCCCCGATTCAGCGCTGTCAGCGTCGGGCAGAGTAACGATGTACTCCCGCCCCGGACGAGCGCGATGATTGTCCACGGAATCCTGATAATCCCGCCTGCTGGACTCCTCGCGTATCTCGTCGCTTCGCCGGGCGTCGCCGAGTTCGTTTCCGAGATACTGCCGATAGTGACCCCGACAGCCGTTAGATTCGGTGTGTCGGCGGCTGCCGTTCTTGTGGGCGTCCTCGTCGGACTCACCGGCTACCGAACCGCGATTCACCGCGTCCGCGATTACGAACCCACCTGAGTCGGATGCCCACCTGAATCGGGTGATTGCGTTACTCGGTTTCGTCGAGTCGTTCGAACAGTTCCGGATCGGTTTGGAACTTCAAGACGTTGTGAACCGCCGAGTTTCGGAGGTTAGACACGACCTTACCGTGGTTTTTGTAGAACTCGTGAATCCACTTCGACTGGGCTTGCGCCGACTCGAACATCATCACCGACTTCCACTGGTACTCGCCGTCCGAGAGGAAATAAAAGAGCGTGTGCGGGTCGTCGCGGATGTGGACCATCGCGTCGTGCCACTCGTCGGCAAAGTGTTCGGGGTCGAACTTGAACTCGAACAGCGCGAAGGTGTAGTACTCCTCGTTCGGGACGATGGCCTCTCGGAAGACGCCTTCCTCGCGCATCCGACGAATCGTCTCCGAAATCGTGACGTGCGACACGTCGATGTCGTGTTTCTCCGCGAGAATCTGCGTTAACTCCCGCGAAGAGCGCTGCGGGTCCGCCGCTAACTCGCGGAGGATGACGGTGTCGCGCTCTTTAAACGTCCAGTCGGGGGCGTCGTCGTTCATTCTCGTCTCGGTGATTTCTGTCCCGGGTGGTGTCGCTTTCGGTCTGCCATCCACGTTGGGCCGAAGTGATTGTGAGTGGTTGCTCGTCTCTCCCCTAGAGTATCTGGTCTGCGATGATGTTCTTTTGAATCTCGCTCGTCCCCTCGTATATCTTCGTAATGCGGGCGTCGCGGTAGAACCGCTCTGCGGGGTGGTCAGTGACGAATCCGGCTCCCCCGTGAACCTGTATCCCCTCGTCTGCAACATCGACTGCCTGCTCGCTGGCGAACAGTTTTGCCATGCTGGCGAATTTGGCGGCCGTCTGGTCGTCACCGTCTTCGACGTGCGTCGCCGCCCGATACGTCAGCGACCGCGCCGCTTCGATGTTCGTCGCCATCTCGGCCAGTTTGTGGCTGACCGCTTGATACTCGTGTATCTTCTGCCCGCCCTGTTCGCGTTCGTTTGCGTAGTCGGTCGCGGCGTCCACTGCCGCCTGTCCGACGCCGACGGCCTGTGCGGCGACGCTCGTTCGACCACCCGCGAAGAAGGTCATCAGTTGGTAGAAGCCCTGATCTACCGCGCCGATCACGTTCTCCGCAGGGACGCGAACGTCGTCGAGGACGACTTCAGCGAGGTCGGAGGCGCGGATGCCGAGTTTGTTCGATATTTTCGTCGTCTCGAAC harbors:
- a CDS encoding extracellular solute-binding protein → MRDNHGTSAPEPSLRERLAARVFKRDTGESSAQETERVGTDGGSVVSPDATTDATTDDSSPKAALAEEFTAAVNQFTDGDLSVRVDVPDDPEMAQLAESLNDLFAELHGTMADVDVFAKQVSASTESVVDSVEDSRSASRNVSDSVDDIAEGATQQSESIDEVANEMRNLSATVEEVASSADEIASSTSDAATRGQQARDAAEEAIDGLDAIDEQTQRTVSQVDSLNELIDDITGVVTQISEIAEQTNILALNASIEAARANEAGAGFAVVADEVKSLATETQEATEDIEAAIEEIRAQSEETVEGITEARERVATESETIEEALGSLDEMVEDVQETNASVQEISDATDSQATTAQEVVGQADEVGAISEETAAQATTVVKSARRQTTSLSEAMTNVNALAEQADVLQETLDEYDLGKAETVAGKTIVQFWHAMSGSKAILMESFAEEFNDEHDDIHVHMSPKGNYRGTFDATMAAARSGSPPTVAQLFEIGTKRALDSGVFTPVESVLPAETSTSDLVPSIANYYRDDGTLWSLPFNSSNPVLYYNADAFERAGLDPSNPPETFDDLTQAAEKVVESGAAEYGATWANYSWFIEQWFATAGETLVDASNGRDGTATTANLSSDTGETIFRWWSDLARTGLLFDPGIEARGRAREAFLDGDAAMLVDSSSNTLSVVEGADERGFNASVGKFPAPGTQEGVVVGGASLWVADDVPAREQEAAGRFLAWLTEPEQQRRWHQQTGYFPVHGDAERMLRRDGWFEEHPEFAVAFEQLNESQDTPATCGARIGPFSTVRTIISEGLSELIEGREVERVLEEMNEQVEYRLSEYDE
- a CDS encoding SDR family NAD(P)-dependent oxidoreductase — protein: MTADRFGVDGQTAIVTGASSGIGKTIAERFAAEGANVVVCSREQGNVNPVADGINEGDGGRALAVECDVTDREAVEALVEATVEEFGDLDCLVNNAGASFMSSFDDISANGWETVVDINLTGTYHCTQVAGEYLKDGGGTVINLASVAGTEGAPFMSHYGAAKAGVVNLTTTLAYEWADENVRVNCIAPGFVATPGVESQMGVSADNIDREEVKRRIGTAEEIADLAQFLASPASSYIVGETVVAQGVPQVMESPEV
- a CDS encoding antitoxin VapB family protein, with protein sequence MGETEYRNVRLTEDAYQRLKMRKQEGESFSDTVARIAGERSLLDLAGILSDDEADAMRDAIREREEQSRDRLDRLSDEMDS
- a CDS encoding type II toxin-antitoxin system VapC family toxin — encoded protein: MIVDTNVLIRLMQGDEDATRKIRELEDEHVPLALSSMTLFELYHSVERVDSPDERRRKIASVIDSKPTYPADGAVMKKAGRLDGRLTDDGRQVGIGDTVIAATALVHEEPVLTENVAHFERIDGLEVESY
- a CDS encoding acyl-CoA dehydrogenase family protein codes for the protein MEYDDTETARELAKRVREFVDERVIPVERDYLGDGPVPDEEIAALREEARERDLYAPQIPAEYGGQGLNFRDVLPAFEEAGRSLLGPSAMRIAAPDEGNMHTLELVGTEAQKEEYLRPLVAGEIRSGFSMTEPAPGGGSDPKMIRSEARKEGDEWVIDGHKWWTTQGSEADVLIVMARTDPEAHPYEGTSLFLVPADADGVEIVRDIPHVGGDLLGSSHAEIRYENVRVPEENLLGEKNRGFEHAQQRLGPARLTHCMRYTGMATRALEVAKAYTKEREAFDSSLSEKQSVRFTVAEAETRLHAVRTMVRDAAGRIAAGEEARIPVSMSKVYTANVVQDVIDDCLQLCGGNGIAKDLPLADFYEDVRAFRLIDGADEVHKRVIARDAYRDVEPSAIEGITEFKG
- a CDS encoding phosphotransferase family protein, with the translated sequence MTDDAYFRRLVDVDALRSYLETELGPESAFDVERHPAGHSNETLFLTWGARDLVIRRPPPGETAETAHDVLREYRVMDALQQTPVPVPETVLACDDHDVLGSDFYVMSRVEGDVLRDEVPERFADEESRHQLGYELVDTLADIHEVAPESVGLDEFGHAPGYTGRQVERWGKQLAWAFERTTEKRAVPVLREVGDWLAENAPTDHPETLVHGDYKLDNVMYAPESDPNLVAVFDWEMSTLGDPRADLGWMLSYWRDAKDPDPAIPELETTFMERSGYATRRELVERYEERTGIEFEHHRFYRALAVYKLAALGEMFFRRYLEGNSDDPMYPLMEERVPALADRAKRIIDGDEPL
- a CDS encoding ABC transporter ATP-binding protein, which gives rise to MSAIDATDLTKRYGNTLAVDGLSLDIPQGTVYGFLGPNGAGKTTTMRMLTGLLRPTDGTATVSGASVADRDKLRPRIGYLPEEPPLYEQATAYEQLEYVGGLRGLSADDVRARGDELFDALGLDVGSSDRIADFSKGMRQKVAYAQTVMHDPDVVFLDEPTSGLDPRAARTLRDRIQRLADDGTTVFLSTHILPVVEEAADTVGILYGGSLVAEGSPAELVSRAESGGGGTLEDAFLDVTSADPTADDDAERSVTRDKETTVDV
- a CDS encoding Lrp/AsnC family transcriptional regulator, whose protein sequence is MNDDAPDWTFKERDTVILRELAADPQRSSRELTQILAEKHDIDVSHVTISETIRRMREEGVFREAIVPNEEYYTFALFEFKFDPEHFADEWHDAMVHIRDDPHTLFYFLSDGEYQWKSVMMFESAQAQSKWIHEFYKNHGKVVSNLRNSAVHNVLKFQTDPELFERLDETE